A genomic segment from Clostridium pasteurianum BC1 encodes:
- a CDS encoding ABC transporter ATP-binding protein has product MPNIIIDNFTFAYAGSHNPVLCSVDLKIAKGEFVLVAGASGCGKSTLALALAGLIPSRISGYFEGAVYFDGQKLAEMPIHEISQRIGMVFQNPDNQLIQLDVESEVAFGPENLCLPVEEIEKRVREALSLTKMENFRKRELFSLSGGQKQRVTIAAMLAMKPQVLILDEPTSDLDPVGTQEVLRVLKELNEIHGITIILVEHKIDEVIPWVDRVLLMDEGKIVQDCSPRQAFNNLELWDSLGVSVPEIVRLASALPEVFPDIIPLAVEEANSALRETSYARSLIGNDGPYLLKGDLSKSVLSWNNVSLAYDEVQVLHNVNLQISSGEWVALIGANGSGKTSLASLAMGFQKPTDGVVSCMNKPVNAGDISKQAGKIAYLFQAADNMLFGSTVEKEFQFGFSHRRKGIPEMKYTIEELLKLVDLSEHRHMNPFQLSHGQRKRLALGALLASSPEILILDEPTTGQDEGHAKKFLDFLQQLRDKFGLTYLMITHDMGAVANYASRVTALYNGKVILSGRPDMVFACGDELRTCGIVPPPIANLHTCLTDGKAKRVCLTVDQFLSFIKTKEVVSFA; this is encoded by the coding sequence ATGCCTAATATTATTATTGATAATTTTACATTTGCTTATGCAGGTTCTCATAATCCTGTTCTCTGTTCTGTTGACTTAAAAATAGCTAAGGGTGAGTTTGTGCTTGTGGCTGGTGCATCAGGGTGTGGTAAATCTACACTTGCACTAGCTCTGGCAGGACTAATTCCTTCTCGCATCTCTGGTTATTTTGAAGGTGCTGTATACTTTGATGGGCAAAAGCTTGCTGAGATGCCCATTCACGAAATTTCTCAGAGGATAGGTATGGTTTTTCAAAACCCTGACAATCAATTAATTCAGCTTGATGTAGAATCTGAAGTTGCCTTTGGCCCTGAAAATCTTTGTTTACCAGTAGAAGAAATTGAAAAGCGCGTCAGGGAAGCCCTTAGTCTAACGAAAATGGAGAACTTTCGTAAGCGCGAACTCTTTTCTCTATCTGGCGGGCAAAAACAACGTGTTACCATAGCTGCTATGTTAGCTATGAAACCACAGGTACTAATACTTGACGAACCAACTTCAGACCTTGACCCTGTGGGAACGCAAGAAGTGTTACGGGTTTTAAAAGAATTGAATGAAATCCATGGTATAACCATCATCTTAGTTGAACATAAAATTGATGAAGTGATTCCTTGGGTGGACAGAGTACTCCTTATGGATGAAGGAAAAATTGTTCAAGATTGTTCACCACGTCAGGCATTTAATAATCTTGAACTTTGGGACTCATTAGGTGTATCTGTACCGGAAATAGTACGATTGGCTAGTGCTTTGCCTGAAGTTTTTCCAGATATCATACCCTTAGCTGTGGAAGAAGCTAATAGTGCATTACGAGAGACATCTTATGCTCGATCTCTTATAGGGAATGATGGGCCATATTTGCTAAAGGGAGACCTATCAAAAAGTGTTTTAAGTTGGAATAATGTTAGCCTTGCTTATGATGAAGTGCAAGTACTGCATAATGTAAACTTACAAATTTCATCAGGAGAATGGGTTGCTTTAATTGGGGCCAATGGCTCTGGTAAAACGTCACTTGCATCACTGGCTATGGGATTTCAAAAACCAACAGATGGCGTAGTTTCTTGCATGAATAAACCTGTTAATGCAGGAGATATTTCCAAGCAGGCAGGGAAAATAGCATATTTGTTTCAAGCTGCAGATAATATGCTATTCGGATCAACGGTGGAAAAAGAATTTCAGTTCGGGTTCAGCCATCGCCGCAAAGGGATACCAGAAATGAAGTATACAATTGAAGAATTGCTTAAGCTTGTGGATTTGAGTGAGCATAGGCATATGAACCCATTTCAGCTTAGTCATGGTCAGAGAAAGCGTCTTGCACTAGGAGCACTATTAGCCTCATCTCCAGAAATATTAATTTTAGATGAACCTACCACGGGACAAGATGAGGGGCATGCCAAGAAATTTCTTGATTTTCTCCAACAACTTCGTGACAAATTTGGACTTACTTACCTGATGATTACACATGACATGGGTGCTGTGGCGAATTACGCTAGTCGTGTCACGGCTTTATACAATGGTAAGGTGATTTTATCTGGAAGGCCAGATATGGTTTTTGCATGTGGAGACGAACTTAGGACTTGTGGTATTGTACCTCCACCCATTGCAAATCTACATACCTGCTTAACGGATGGTAAAGCAAAACGTGTTTGTCTTACAGTAGATCAGTTCCTAAGTTTTATAAAAACAAAGGAGGTCGTATCATTTGCTTAG
- a CDS encoding energy-coupling factor transporter transmembrane component T family protein, whose translation MLSSIAETLIVQTIIGYLFMFIVPLILPVLFVKLVGFQGLRHLFSYEPKGTLIHRLDPRLKIVYPVVMGILCVLLNWNYVFVLLIVTLIPWIILRPSPARVRVTLTMAFTPVIGMIWSQGLFYVPPGGTHLLFAFPWTIRWFGTAGLSTNGMFFGAQQAGRMLVPTLASLIVLLSTTPSEIIWAFYKFRFPPVAGFAFTVALRFLPQMIERVAILQKAMQVRGYNLSAPSWWQLREWPNYIWRVLNSIPAITVALLISSLRTTSVMAMVADARAFGSHSERVTLRQHQISNADRIAWLLFVLLILAVISLVSLHIGNRTY comes from the coding sequence TTGCTTAGCTCTATTGCTGAAACTTTAATTGTGCAAACTATCATAGGATATCTTTTTATGTTTATTGTACCATTGATATTACCTGTTTTGTTTGTAAAACTAGTTGGTTTTCAAGGTTTAAGACATCTTTTCTCCTATGAGCCTAAAGGCACATTAATTCATAGGTTAGATCCACGATTAAAGATTGTATATCCTGTTGTCATGGGTATATTATGTGTGTTACTTAATTGGAATTATGTATTTGTACTTCTTATTGTAACACTTATCCCATGGATTATCTTACGACCTTCTCCAGCTCGTGTACGTGTAACACTTACAATGGCATTTACTCCTGTTATTGGCATGATCTGGTCACAAGGCTTGTTTTATGTTCCGCCAGGTGGAACTCATTTATTATTTGCTTTCCCATGGACTATACGCTGGTTTGGTACGGCAGGATTGTCTACCAATGGTATGTTTTTTGGTGCACAACAAGCGGGACGAATGCTCGTTCCCACTTTAGCTTCATTAATCGTTTTATTGTCCACAACTCCTTCAGAAATTATTTGGGCATTTTACAAATTCCGTTTTCCACCTGTAGCTGGTTTTGCATTCACCGTTGCTTTACGCTTTTTACCGCAGATGATCGAGCGTGTAGCAATATTACAAAAGGCCATGCAAGTACGTGGATATAATTTAAGTGCTCCATCCTGGTGGCAATTAAGGGAGTGGCCAAATTATATATGGCGTGTTTTGAATAGCATTCCAGCGATTACAGTGGCACTTCTGATTAGTTCTTTGAGAACTACATCGGTTATGGCTATGGTGGCTGATGCCCGTGCTTTTGGTTCACATAGTGAGAGGGTCACTTTACGACAGCACCAAATTAGCAATGCTGATAGGATTGCTTGGTTATTATTTGTGCTTCTAATTTTAGCTGTAATAAGTTTAGTAAGTCTGCATATTGGCAACAGAACGTATTAA
- a CDS encoding ABC transporter ATP-binding protein has product MDIHVNNLSFRYPGDKQGALNNIKLNIPAGQFVLLAGPSGCGKSTLGLVMSSLIPSRVPGKITGEVYLGKHNLSKMELHEASQLVGMVFQNPDNQLINYNVEMEIAFGPENLNLDPSEISRRINQALHFTGADKFRKAPITTLSGGQKQRVAIAAALAMKQKVLILDEPTSALDPKGTQEVLEVLRRLNKELGMTIILIEHKIDEVIQWVDRVLLMENGRIVVDESTRRAFRDIKLWNRLGVSVPEIVQISYALPDAFAGEVALTVEEAADALIGTKYSAALTDSLFTKKERMQRGNTMLKWKDVNLTYDENSVLKGANLEVYENEWVSLVGSNGSGKTSLAALAMGFNAPTAGEIFCYGKPVKYGNISKQAEHVGYLFQSADHMLFTDTVEKEIAFGRIYGDRKKCNNTYSELQLAELIDLSNRLKTNPYKLSLGQRQRLALIALLSSNPKALILDEPTTGQDEGHARIFLEFLDNIRRSQNLTYLMITHDMRAVAKYTDRVVVLNEGHLILNDRPERVFAQVDCLEDCQVIPPPVAYLHWLLTDKTAPEVTLNVSEFLNAISNSKDRRCS; this is encoded by the coding sequence GTGGATATTCATGTAAATAACCTGTCTTTTCGTTACCCGGGAGATAAACAAGGTGCTCTAAATAACATAAAATTAAATATTCCAGCAGGACAGTTTGTATTGTTAGCAGGTCCCTCTGGATGTGGAAAGTCAACTTTAGGGCTAGTTATGTCCAGTCTTATTCCTTCTAGGGTGCCGGGTAAAATCACAGGGGAAGTGTATCTTGGAAAACATAATTTGTCTAAGATGGAACTTCATGAAGCATCGCAGCTGGTAGGTATGGTCTTTCAAAATCCTGACAACCAGTTAATTAATTATAATGTTGAAATGGAAATTGCCTTTGGACCTGAGAATCTTAATCTTGATCCAAGTGAGATTAGCAGGCGTATCAATCAAGCATTGCATTTTACGGGTGCAGACAAATTTAGAAAAGCACCAATAACTACACTTTCAGGCGGCCAAAAGCAGCGAGTGGCAATTGCAGCAGCCTTAGCTATGAAGCAGAAGGTACTTATTTTGGATGAACCAACCTCAGCCCTTGACCCAAAGGGAACTCAGGAAGTTTTAGAGGTACTTCGACGTCTCAATAAAGAACTTGGTATGACAATCATCCTTATTGAACATAAGATTGACGAGGTTATACAATGGGTGGATCGAGTTTTACTTATGGAAAATGGTCGTATTGTAGTAGATGAATCTACTCGCCGTGCATTTAGAGATATTAAATTATGGAACAGGTTAGGTGTTTCTGTCCCTGAAATAGTGCAAATAAGTTATGCTTTGCCAGATGCTTTTGCAGGAGAAGTTGCACTTACTGTTGAAGAAGCAGCAGATGCATTGATTGGTACAAAATATTCAGCTGCACTGACAGATTCTTTGTTTACAAAAAAAGAGCGTATGCAAAGAGGAAACACTATGCTTAAATGGAAAGATGTAAATCTCACTTATGACGAAAATTCTGTACTTAAGGGAGCAAATTTAGAGGTATATGAAAATGAATGGGTGTCTCTAGTTGGTTCTAACGGATCAGGCAAGACATCTTTAGCAGCCTTAGCCATGGGATTTAACGCTCCTACAGCAGGAGAAATTTTTTGCTACGGAAAGCCTGTAAAATATGGTAACATATCAAAGCAGGCTGAGCATGTAGGGTATCTTTTCCAATCTGCTGACCATATGCTGTTTACTGATACAGTGGAAAAAGAAATTGCCTTTGGTCGAATCTATGGCGATAGAAAAAAATGTAACAATACTTATTCTGAGCTACAACTGGCTGAACTCATTGATTTGTCTAATCGTTTGAAAACCAATCCCTATAAGCTCAGTCTAGGTCAAAGGCAGAGATTGGCTTTAATAGCTTTGCTTTCCTCCAATCCTAAAGCTCTTATTTTGGATGAGCCAACTACAGGTCAGGATGAAGGACATGCAAGGATATTTTTGGAATTTTTAGATAATATTCGAAGAAGTCAAAATTTGACATATCTTATGATTACTCATGATATGCGTGCTGTGGCAAAATACACAGATCGTGTAGTTGTGCTCAATGAAGGCCATTTGATATTAAATGATCGACCTGAAAGAGTATTTGCCCAGGTTGATTGTCTGGAAGATTGTCAGGTAATACCACCTCCAGTAGCTTATCTTCATTGGCTATTAACGGATAAAACAGCGCCAGAGGTTACCTTAAATGTATCTGAGTTTCTTAATGCTATAAGTAATTCAAAAGATAGGAGGTGTTCTTGA
- a CDS encoding energy-coupling factor transporter transmembrane component T family protein produces the protein MTDFFLHNLLGRTMVAYVIVYSIPLMLPILFIKMVGLKGLRNMFAFDGKKTIIHRLDPRIKVLYPATMGALSVFLNWNWVYALFAVTLIPWILVRPSGARLKILINMTLVPALGEIWSAGLFFTGRANELVYAFPWTISWVGTAGLSTLGLQYGAEQAGRFLVTVSASLLLIFTTDQSEIVWACMKMKMPVKMGFAISIGLRFLPEMFERLSILMQSMEVRGYSFTKPQHWWDFNGLVVYVKRLVTALPLITVPLIVGSLRGTDVMAMVADSRAFGAYKTRSTFEVHRTTSEDKIAWAAYASIIVAVFFIAALHIGNRTTFG, from the coding sequence ATGACTGATTTTTTCTTGCATAATCTATTAGGAAGAACCATGGTTGCCTATGTAATAGTATATAGTATTCCACTTATGCTGCCAATTTTGTTTATTAAAATGGTGGGATTAAAGGGACTTAGAAATATGTTTGCTTTCGATGGTAAGAAAACTATCATACATCGATTGGATCCAAGAATTAAAGTCCTCTATCCAGCAACCATGGGTGCATTATCAGTTTTTCTAAATTGGAACTGGGTATATGCGTTGTTTGCGGTAACATTAATACCCTGGATATTGGTACGTCCTTCAGGAGCTCGCTTGAAAATATTGATTAATATGACACTTGTACCAGCTTTAGGTGAGATATGGTCAGCCGGACTGTTTTTTACAGGTCGTGCTAATGAGCTTGTATATGCTTTCCCTTGGACTATCAGCTGGGTTGGAACAGCTGGTCTATCCACATTGGGATTACAGTATGGTGCTGAGCAAGCCGGACGTTTTCTTGTAACAGTATCTGCATCACTGCTGCTCATATTCACTACAGATCAATCAGAAATTGTCTGGGCCTGTATGAAAATGAAAATGCCTGTTAAAATGGGTTTTGCTATTTCAATAGGATTACGTTTTCTTCCAGAAATGTTTGAACGTCTATCTATTCTTATGCAGTCAATGGAGGTGAGAGGATATAGTTTTACTAAGCCGCAGCACTGGTGGGATTTTAATGGCCTGGTGGTGTATGTAAAGCGCCTTGTAACAGCATTGCCACTGATCACAGTTCCTCTTATTGTAGGTTCTCTCCGTGGGACCGATGTTATGGCAATGGTGGCAGACTCCAGGGCCTTTGGAGCCTATAAAACTCGAAGCACCTTTGAGGTTCACCGTACTACTAGTGAGGATAAGATAGCCTGGGCTGCATATGCTTCAATCATAGTAGCAGTATTTTTTATAGCTGCTTTGCATATTGGAAATCGTACTACTTTTGGTTAA
- a CDS encoding MurR/RpiR family transcriptional regulator: MENLNLDFRDKKLSKNNEKIANYIVNKMDLVPFMVEKDLAEACNVSISTISRFWEIINFKNFREFKKFLKQETSFSPADKIKTAFDKITDNEVISDIMLSSSNYIKQTVDRLDNNNFQNMVTAINQCSTLHIYASSSSACLSSLLEFRLKRFDIDVKVLTKSGHELFEDLIHIKKNDIIIIFGFTQESPEIKVLFDFAKNIGCKTVLITDLMVSSMIDNATFYFYTARGELWEFHSMLAPLALVESIIVSVGKAREKKSLDKLKRLQELRDTYEKLLPKKV; the protein is encoded by the coding sequence ATGGAAAATTTAAACCTAGATTTTAGAGATAAGAAACTTTCAAAAAATAACGAAAAAATTGCTAACTATATTGTAAATAAAATGGATTTAGTTCCCTTTATGGTTGAAAAGGATTTAGCTGAGGCATGCAACGTAAGTATTTCAACCATCTCTCGCTTTTGGGAAATTATCAATTTTAAGAATTTCAGGGAGTTTAAGAAGTTTTTGAAGCAGGAAACTTCTTTTTCCCCTGCTGATAAAATAAAAACTGCTTTTGACAAAATTACTGACAATGAAGTAATTTCAGATATTATGCTCTCAAGTTCAAATTATATTAAACAGACAGTTGACAGATTAGATAATAATAATTTTCAAAATATGGTAACAGCCATAAATCAATGCAGCACATTACACATTTATGCCTCATCATCTTCAGCATGCTTATCTTCTCTGCTGGAGTTCAGGTTAAAGCGTTTTGACATTGATGTGAAAGTACTTACAAAAAGTGGCCATGAACTATTTGAAGATTTAATACATATAAAAAAGAATGACATAATCATCATTTTTGGTTTTACTCAAGAATCTCCAGAGATAAAGGTTTTATTTGATTTTGCTAAAAATATTGGCTGCAAAACTGTTTTAATTACAGATTTAATGGTAAGTTCCATGATTGATAATGCAACATTTTACTTTTATACAGCCCGTGGTGAGCTGTGGGAATTTCATTCTATGCTTGCCCCTCTGGCATTAGTAGAAAGCATAATTGTATCTGTAGGTAAAGCACGAGAGAAAAAATCCCTTGATAAATTAAAAAGATTACAAGAATTGAGAGATACCTATGAAAAATTATTACCTAAGAAAGTATAA
- a CDS encoding PHP domain-containing protein — protein sequence MKIDFHSHVKLAKNSDFSMDNFRDIIKEAREQGLTALTITEHFNTSNFLMIYDTLDEYYEYKSDYYDVEGLKIFTGMEVNIPGDYHILLIGNVVNIRRIREGLNGYEEKDAFISLDKLFELCDSSDILIILAHPFRHDPLCNIKPELLEKFNAFDLNGKDLFEYGIEEMTDKVMELGKKCDIPVITGSDSHQYLQLGSLMTIFDKECETISEIKNEIKAGRYEIFISPCLNIKVKAARIIKGFLKPQLEAQSTNN from the coding sequence ATGAAAATTGACTTTCACTCACATGTTAAATTGGCTAAAAACTCTGATTTTTCAATGGATAATTTTAGAGATATTATTAAAGAGGCTAGGGAGCAAGGACTTACAGCTCTTACTATAACAGAACACTTTAATACATCTAATTTTTTAATGATATATGATACTTTGGATGAGTATTATGAATATAAATCTGATTATTATGATGTAGAAGGATTGAAAATCTTTACAGGTATGGAGGTAAATATACCAGGTGATTACCATATTTTACTTATCGGTAATGTAGTTAATATTAGAAGAATACGTGAGGGCTTAAATGGTTATGAGGAAAAGGATGCTTTTATTTCACTTGATAAACTATTTGAATTATGCGATTCTTCTGATATACTGATTATATTAGCTCATCCTTTCAGACATGATCCTTTATGCAATATCAAGCCTGAATTACTTGAGAAGTTTAATGCTTTCGATTTGAATGGAAAGGATTTATTTGAATATGGCATTGAAGAAATGACAGATAAAGTGATGGAGCTAGGTAAAAAATGTGATATTCCTGTAATTACAGGCAGTGATTCTCATCAGTATCTCCAGCTAGGCAGCCTTATGACCATATTTGATAAAGAATGTGAAACCATTTCAGAAATAAAAAATGAAATAAAAGCTGGAAGATATGAAATATTTATTTCACCTTGCTTAAACATTAAAGTAAAGGCTGCTAGAATAATTAAAGGGTTTTTAAAACCACAGCTTGAGGCCCAAAGCACAAATAATTAG
- a CDS encoding DUF434 domain-containing protein produces the protein MELRSVKRGTDPQDSRWFSTEAILKLQRAQEELEWLLNRGYNNKSVMNMIGNHYQFSLRQRNALVRSTSSREKRNSRKEKCVTSASCRDNCIYIDGFNLIITLEVALSGGILVLCNDGTIRDLAGLRGTYSIIDKTDFALNLIGKELSNTHISKAKFFLDAGVSNSGRLKKFILEHAEKWNLSMKVELIQHVDSFLYTKERVVTSDSVILDNCESWINFGRKIIEDYIADANIVELSGK, from the coding sequence ATGGAATTAAGATCTGTAAAGAGAGGCACTGATCCACAGGACAGCAGATGGTTTTCAACAGAAGCTATTCTGAAACTTCAAAGGGCTCAGGAAGAATTAGAATGGTTATTAAATAGAGGATATAATAACAAATCAGTGATGAATATGATAGGCAATCATTATCAGTTTTCATTAAGACAGAGAAATGCCCTTGTTCGTTCAACTTCATCAAGAGAAAAACGTAATAGTAGAAAAGAGAAATGTGTTACATCAGCTTCCTGTAGGGATAATTGCATATACATAGATGGATTTAATCTTATTATTACATTAGAGGTAGCATTGTCAGGGGGGATACTTGTATTATGTAATGATGGTACCATTAGAGATTTAGCTGGACTTAGAGGAACTTACAGCATAATTGATAAAACAGATTTTGCACTAAATCTCATAGGAAAAGAATTAAGTAATACTCATATTTCTAAGGCTAAATTTTTTCTTGATGCCGGTGTTTCTAACTCTGGCAGACTTAAAAAATTTATATTAGAGCATGCAGAAAAATGGAATTTGAGTATGAAAGTAGAACTTATACAGCATGTGGATTCTTTTTTATATACAAAGGAAAGAGTAGTTACAAGTGACTCTGTAATACTTGATAACTGTGAGAGCTGGATTAATTTTGGAAGGAAAATCATAGAAGATTATATAGCTGATGCCAATATAGTAGAGTTGAGTGGTAAGTAG